Proteins from a genomic interval of Amycolatopsis sp. cg13:
- a CDS encoding DUF3558 domain-containing protein, which produces MTGVSRFVSVAAGLAVACTLAACSGTTPGTPEPSASSTAPSTDPSVPKIASPLPPALIQGDPCAALTSAQVNGLFSKTPTRSPAAKDTGVAKSCSWGDDSRGSLVGIQFVYAWKRGLADVYATQGRGFLKVLAPVQGYPVVAYGPSDERSKGMCSVAVGIADNAAFEADVQFASAAVGQGDPCDDARKVADLAVTTLKAGA; this is translated from the coding sequence GTGACTGGCGTGTCGAGGTTTGTCAGTGTTGCAGCTGGCCTGGCTGTTGCGTGCACGCTCGCAGCGTGTTCGGGGACCACGCCGGGCACCCCGGAACCGAGCGCGAGTTCAACCGCGCCGAGTACTGATCCGTCGGTTCCGAAGATCGCTTCGCCCTTGCCTCCCGCTCTGATCCAGGGCGATCCGTGCGCGGCGCTTACCTCAGCCCAGGTCAATGGTCTGTTCTCGAAGACGCCCACGCGCAGTCCAGCGGCGAAGGACACCGGGGTCGCGAAGTCCTGTTCATGGGGTGATGATTCCCGCGGATCTCTGGTCGGTATTCAGTTCGTGTATGCCTGGAAGCGCGGCCTAGCCGACGTGTACGCGACGCAAGGCCGCGGCTTCCTCAAGGTTCTGGCTCCGGTGCAGGGATATCCGGTCGTTGCCTACGGCCCGTCCGACGAGCGTTCCAAGGGCATGTGCAGCGTCGCCGTGGGGATCGCTGACAACGCAGCGTTCGAGGCCGATGTCCAGTTCGCCAGTGCGGCGGTGGGCCAGGGCGATCCGTGCGACGACGCACGGAAGGTTGCGGATCTGGCGGTCACGACGTTGAAGGCAGGCGCGTGA
- a CDS encoding tyrosine-type recombinase/integrase, which yields MSSVAAADTELLITTKRGDSLRSHNWRTREFNAAVHAAGLEVDGLTPHKLRHTAASLAIAAGADVKVVQQMLGHADASMTLNIYEHLWPDRLDEVADVLDLRRGQALKRMSA from the coding sequence ATGAGTAGCGTCGCGGCCGCGGACACCGAGTTGCTGATCACCACGAAGCGCGGCGATTCGCTGCGGTCGCACAACTGGCGCACCCGTGAGTTCAATGCCGCCGTGCACGCTGCCGGGCTGGAGGTCGACGGGCTGACGCCGCACAAGCTCCGGCACACCGCAGCCTCGCTCGCCATCGCGGCAGGGGCGGACGTCAAGGTCGTTCAGCAGATGCTCGGGCACGCTGACGCGTCCATGACGCTGAACATCTACGAACACCTGTGGCCGGACCGCCTCGACGAGGTGGCCGACGTGCTCGACCTCCGCCGTGGGCAAGCACTCAAACGCATGTCGGCCTGA
- a CDS encoding NUDIX hydrolase, whose amino-acid sequence MTDEHGAWKTFGERTIYDNKWVRLGLADVQAPNGERWDYHVVHLARIAIGLIVDDQDRVLMLWRYRFPTDQWGYELLGGLVEDGEEPAVTAAREIREESGYQPLGEAEHLISFEPLPGQVTAGTDVYLWRGAEKVGEPTDTEEVGRLEWVPLSRILELAQRQELLGAGALVPLLYYVASRGTR is encoded by the coding sequence GTGACTGACGAGCATGGGGCGTGGAAGACCTTCGGCGAGCGGACCATCTACGACAACAAGTGGGTACGACTCGGCCTGGCCGACGTGCAAGCGCCGAACGGTGAGCGGTGGGATTACCACGTGGTGCACCTGGCGCGCATCGCCATCGGACTGATCGTGGACGACCAGGACCGGGTGCTGATGCTGTGGCGCTACCGGTTCCCCACTGACCAATGGGGCTACGAACTGCTCGGAGGTCTCGTCGAGGACGGCGAGGAACCGGCAGTAACAGCAGCACGCGAGATCCGGGAGGAGAGCGGCTATCAGCCTCTCGGCGAGGCCGAGCACCTGATCAGCTTCGAGCCGTTGCCCGGACAGGTGACCGCGGGCACCGACGTGTATCTCTGGCGGGGAGCCGAAAAAGTCGGCGAACCCACAGACACTGAAGAAGTGGGCAGGCTGGAGTGGGTTCCGCTCAGCCGGATACTGGAGTTGGCGCAGCGGCAAGAGCTTCTCGGAGCGGGAGCGCTGGTGCCGTTGCTGTACTACGTCGCCTCACGCGGCACACGATAG
- a CDS encoding Scr1 family TA system antitoxin-like transcriptional regulator, which produces MVLGIELRAAREERSFGVRELARRVGINPAQLSSWEFGMRSPSPTDVAGILGALGVVGERKQRVLQIAEFAESDVIVLGQAGQPRHISTANACASTARSIVDWHPLLVPDMVRTPAYAEAVLVATLPRGAAPRAIFNARPRTRPGHLRNQEADLAVFVGERALTHPVGDPAVAAQQLLSLLELADDRRTRNTTISVVPDHGTGAESAFTRYYTHVGPITYFSHGLCGSFMLDHQDAYSAVIDHLAVAAYPPRESAALIGQHAARLDLELNDARQGAEPGA; this is translated from the coding sequence GTGGTCCTCGGCATAGAACTCCGAGCCGCGCGTGAAGAGAGGTCTTTCGGGGTGCGCGAACTGGCCAGGCGGGTCGGCATCAACCCAGCGCAGTTGAGCAGCTGGGAGTTCGGCATGCGAAGTCCCAGCCCCACAGATGTGGCCGGAATCCTCGGCGCACTCGGAGTGGTCGGTGAGCGCAAACAGCGCGTTTTGCAGATCGCTGAGTTCGCCGAGTCCGATGTCATCGTGCTAGGTCAGGCAGGCCAACCGCGCCATATCTCGACGGCGAACGCATGCGCCAGCACAGCGCGCAGCATTGTGGACTGGCATCCGCTGCTTGTGCCGGACATGGTGCGTACTCCCGCCTATGCGGAAGCCGTCCTGGTCGCGACGCTTCCACGCGGGGCTGCGCCCCGGGCGATATTCAATGCGCGACCGCGGACCCGACCCGGCCATTTGCGGAATCAGGAAGCGGATTTGGCAGTCTTCGTAGGAGAGCGCGCACTCACGCACCCTGTCGGCGATCCTGCTGTCGCGGCGCAGCAACTGTTGTCCCTGCTCGAACTCGCTGACGACAGACGCACGCGCAATACCACTATCAGCGTCGTGCCCGATCACGGCACCGGCGCAGAGAGCGCATTCACCCGCTACTACACACATGTCGGCCCGATCACGTATTTCTCTCACGGGCTCTGCGGCTCATTCATGCTCGACCACCAAGATGCCTACAGTGCGGTCATCGATCACCTCGCCGTCGCTGCCTACCCACCCCGGGAGTCGGCGGCTCTGATCGGCCAACACGCAGCACGGCTTGACCTCGAACTCAACGACGCGAGGCAAGGTGCCGAACCTGGGGCCTGA